From a single Anomaloglossus baeobatrachus isolate aAnoBae1 chromosome 4, aAnoBae1.hap1, whole genome shotgun sequence genomic region:
- the LOC142302834 gene encoding olfactory receptor 10A7-like, which translates to MCRENQTVPTELVLLGFGHLHLVKPIVLLMCLLTYIIILAGNFLIIGLIATSPRLSSPMYFFLCNLSSCEVIFTANIMPNMIYVMWNDGGTISWNGCIIQFYIYTSSGSAECLLLTVMAFDRFLAICNPLRYSSIMNFKTCIHLVVWAWLSGFIGMCIIVLTISNLQFCGANTVDHFFCDVEPILQLSSSDTSLLQVEVLVYAMLMGILPFVLIILSYVSIFYTIVSIPSETGRKKAFSTCSSHLASVCIYFGTILIIYLVPSKQRSVEVNKILSLFYTVLTPLFNPIIYSLRNQEMQACFATFIYLFIPSRNKQCNKK; encoded by the coding sequence ATGTGCAGAGAGAACCAGACAGTACCGACAGAACTGGTCCTTCTGGGATTTGGACATCTCCACTTGGTGAAGCCCATCGTTCTCCTCATGTGTCTTCTAACATACATCATCATTCTGGCTGGGAACTTCTTAATAATTGGCTTGATTGCCACAAGCCCAAGGCTCAGCTCTCCCATGTACTTTTTCCTCTGTAACCTTTCCTCTTGTGAAGTTATTTTCACAGCCAACATCATGCCTAATATGATCTACGTCATGTGGAACGATGGAGGGACAATCTCCTGGAATGGTTGCATTATCCAGTTCTATATTTACACATCTTCCGGGAGCGCCGAGTGCCTTCTTCTTACAGTAATGGCTTTTGATCGATTTTTAGCCATCTGTAACCCCTTGAGATATTCTTCCATTATGAATTTCAAGACCTGCATTCATCTGGTGGTCTGGGCTTGGCTTTCTGGCTTTATAGGAATGTGTATAATAGTGCTAACAATATCAAACCTACAGTTCTGTGGTGCAAATACAGTTGATCATTTTTTCTGTGATGTAGAACCCATTTTACAGTTGTCTTCATCTGACACCTCACTGTTGCAGGTAGAAGTTCTAGTATATGCCATGTTAATGGGTATCCTTCCTTTTGTGCTCATTATCTTAAGTTATGTTTCCATATTTTACACTATTGTCTCGATACCATCAGAGACTGGGAGGAAGAAGGCTTTTTCCACTTGTAGCTCACATCTGGCCTCTGTCTGTATATACTTTGGAACAATACTCATCATTTACTTGGTTCCTTCCAAACAGCGCTCTGTGGAAGTCAACAAAATCCTCTCTCTTTTTTACACTGTATTAACTCCTTTATTCAATCCCATAATCTACAGCTTAAGGAATCAAGAAATGCAAGCATGTTTTGCAACGTTCATATACTTGTTCATTCCGAGTAGAAATAAGcagtgtaataaaaaataa